In one window of Kosmotoga pacifica DNA:
- a CDS encoding S-layer homology domain-containing protein — translation MKKLAFLLALVVFAAVAFGVAYTDVPEDHWAYDAVMKATSAGLLQGFPDGTYRGNDAVTRYQLAMAIAKLLDYSESGDAKLQELVFALTKKVAGLSLEISDVKKSVIDIMAEFRALEVKVESIDLDNVEQKVWELREDVYGELNAIKEALDAYDGGIEALNGKVTDLEVTTKLLGQSLAKFKADFAAYKEKIDAIEGKMVTSDQLDEKLSLLYTKILKLSTQFKELDAIKEEFANYVTVKDYETTVAIVNKLTRDVFKLFRTKADAADLKAYDERIAALEGSLESTTGELKESIGVLYDQVDSNINSIMDLEKKMSDVEGKLSIFAESADVEALKGRVTDLEITTKMLSSSIVKLNETISNLDFVTPDQLATKMEFLYKKIGVTESKLAKKIDDLDAGVALLNDDMEIAFDQIDANVFDIMALEEKVAAIENDLEENYVKLDDYNVIVNITNKLSRDVYKLTKSKADADDVKALKNEVETLKTDTTASIEAVKAEINEKVSKFQTSTNLATILSFVALAVGTVAIILGQ, via the coding sequence ATGAAGAAACTTGCTTTTCTGCTGGCCCTCGTAGTGTTCGCAGCTGTTGCATTCGGCGTTGCTTACACAGATGTTCCAGAGGACCACTGGGCATACGATGCCGTAATGAAAGCCACTTCTGCTGGGTTACTTCAGGGATTCCCGGATGGCACTTACCGGGGTAACGATGCTGTCACCCGTTACCAACTCGCCATGGCCATCGCGAAGCTCCTCGATTATTCTGAATCTGGCGATGCCAAGCTTCAGGAGCTCGTTTTCGCTCTGACAAAGAAAGTCGCGGGTCTCTCACTTGAGATTTCCGATGTTAAGAAGAGCGTAATCGATATCATGGCCGAGTTCAGGGCCCTTGAAGTAAAAGTAGAAAGTATTGACCTTGACAACGTGGAACAGAAGGTCTGGGAACTTCGTGAAGATGTTTACGGTGAGCTCAACGCCATCAAAGAGGCTCTTGACGCTTACGATGGTGGGATCGAAGCACTCAATGGTAAAGTAACGGACCTTGAAGTTACCACCAAGCTCCTCGGCCAATCTCTGGCGAAGTTTAAAGCTGATTTTGCTGCTTACAAAGAAAAGATTGATGCTATTGAGGGTAAGATGGTTACTTCTGATCAGCTCGATGAAAAACTCTCCCTTCTTTACACGAAGATCCTCAAACTTAGCACGCAGTTCAAAGAACTCGATGCCATCAAAGAAGAATTCGCCAACTACGTAACAGTAAAGGATTATGAAACCACTGTTGCAATAGTCAACAAGCTTACAAGGGATGTCTTCAAGCTCTTCAGGACTAAGGCAGACGCCGCGGATCTCAAAGCTTACGATGAAAGAATCGCGGCCCTTGAAGGTTCTTTGGAATCGACGACTGGTGAGCTTAAAGAAAGCATTGGTGTTCTTTACGACCAGGTGGATTCCAATATCAATTCCATCATGGACCTCGAAAAGAAAATGTCTGATGTCGAAGGTAAACTTTCCATCTTTGCTGAGTCAGCTGATGTAGAAGCCCTCAAAGGTAGGGTTACCGACCTTGAAATAACAACGAAGATGCTCAGCAGCTCGATTGTCAAGCTGAATGAGACCATTTCCAATCTGGATTTCGTCACACCTGACCAGCTTGCCACAAAGATGGAATTCCTCTACAAAAAGATTGGTGTAACTGAGAGTAAGCTTGCAAAGAAAATCGACGACCTCGATGCTGGAGTCGCTCTGTTGAACGATGATATGGAAATAGCTTTTGATCAGATAGACGCAAACGTCTTCGACATCATGGCTCTGGAAGAGAAAGTTGCAGCCATTGAAAATGATCTTGAAGAGAACTATGTAAAGCTTGACGATTACAACGTCATCGTTAACATCACAAACAAACTCAGCAGAGATGTTTACAAACTCACCAAATCCAAGGCCGATGCAGACGATGTGAAGGCTTTGAAAAATGAGGTTGAAACCCTCAAAACCGATACTACTGCTTCTATCGAAGCTGTCAAAGCGGAAATAAATGAAAAGGTTTCTAAATTCCAGACATCGACAAACCTTGCAACAATTCTTTCTTTTGTAGCACTCGCCGTTGGAACAGTTGCAATAATTCTTGGGCAGTAA
- the tyrS gene encoding tyrosine--tRNA ligase, which translates to MSLEKQLKVLKQNAISVVSEEELLERLKEGKPLRVKLGVDPSRPDLHLGHAVVLRKLRQFQDFGHQVILIIGDFTARIGDPSGRSKTRPMLSSEEARANAITYSEQAFKVLDREKTEIRFNSEWLDKLSFEDVIRLAAKYTVARMLERNDFEKRYKNNEPISIAEFLYPLAQAYDSVMVEADIEIGGDDQFFNFIVARKIQEEYGMRPQIILTMPLIEGTDGNLKMSKSYDNYVAFEDTPNDMYGKLMSIPDKLIIKYMRLLTNIPEKEIETYEKQIKERSVNPRDIKMKLAYDITCQFHGREKAEEAQAYFIRVFREKSLPKEMPEIKLNHEEISVVELLTDFAGIPSRSEARRLIQQGGVKLNGVVITDIHAKLRLSDGDILRIGKRRFFKVKNKSQS; encoded by the coding sequence GTGTCTCTTGAAAAGCAGTTAAAAGTACTGAAGCAGAACGCAATATCCGTTGTTTCAGAAGAAGAGTTGCTGGAACGATTGAAAGAAGGCAAACCCCTCAGGGTCAAGTTGGGAGTGGATCCCTCTAGACCCGACCTGCATCTCGGACATGCTGTGGTCTTACGTAAACTGCGCCAGTTTCAGGATTTTGGCCATCAGGTAATCCTCATTATTGGAGATTTTACTGCCAGGATAGGAGACCCGTCCGGACGATCGAAGACTCGCCCCATGCTCTCCAGTGAGGAAGCGCGCGCCAATGCTATAACGTACAGTGAGCAGGCTTTTAAAGTGCTCGACAGAGAAAAAACGGAGATCAGATTCAACTCTGAATGGCTTGATAAATTGAGTTTTGAAGATGTAATAAGACTCGCCGCAAAATACACGGTCGCGAGAATGCTTGAGAGGAATGATTTCGAAAAGAGGTATAAAAATAACGAGCCCATCAGCATAGCAGAGTTTCTTTATCCGCTGGCACAGGCATATGATTCTGTGATGGTTGAAGCCGATATTGAAATTGGCGGAGATGACCAGTTCTTCAATTTCATAGTCGCTAGAAAGATTCAGGAAGAGTATGGAATGAGACCCCAGATAATTCTCACGATGCCCCTCATTGAAGGTACAGATGGCAATTTGAAAATGTCGAAGAGCTACGACAACTATGTTGCCTTTGAGGATACGCCTAACGATATGTATGGCAAGCTCATGTCCATTCCGGACAAGTTAATCATCAAATACATGAGACTGCTAACCAACATTCCTGAAAAAGAAATTGAAACCTATGAAAAGCAGATAAAGGAACGGAGTGTCAACCCCCGGGACATAAAAATGAAACTGGCTTATGATATCACCTGCCAGTTTCACGGAAGAGAAAAAGCCGAGGAAGCTCAGGCTTATTTTATAAGGGTTTTCAGAGAGAAAAGTCTTCCAAAGGAGATGCCCGAAATAAAGTTGAACCACGAGGAAATCAGCGTCGTCGAACTGCTCACGGATTTCGCTGGAATACCTAGTCGTAGTGAAGCGAGAAGGCTCATACAACAGGGAGGCGTAAAGCTCAACGGCGTCGTAATCACCGATATTCATGCTAAATTGAGGCTTTCCGATGGTGACATTTTGAGGATAGGAAAAAGACGCTTTTTTAAAGTCAAAAATAAATCCCAGTCTTGA